A stretch of Ipomoea triloba cultivar NCNSP0323 chromosome 13, ASM357664v1 DNA encodes these proteins:
- the LOC116003195 gene encoding uncharacterized protein LOC116003195: protein MGKLICDSTASSPVVPWRDPTATPSNLDSIDLVDQMSATAATPWENVSGLEEQQRRSLVKLQAKGVLWKHPKDQNSSVVFRLSHGGEVESDGNCLFTASIKAMGLATAAATARDLRRRTVLRFMEDFGSARDEEREMIESAIKHMYSPDLNAGWGIHVVQELKLLAKKEDRDALDSAITELVQLGMQRELAAESIYKERCIAVDDGPSWAKYMLISGSPDDEYNIINLQYTEDGLLTIDENRDGRAAAFGDDIAIECLATEFKREIFVVQAHGSDAMVDEDNCVFFLPHSPRSEICEPPFFLFMKGTGWCGAGADHYEPLIAHPLPFSQEKVALVL from the exons ATGGGGAAATTAATCTGCGATTCGACGGCGTCGTCGCCGGTGGTTCCATGGAGGGACCCGACGGCAACCCCGTCCAACCTCGATTCCATCGATCTCGTTGACCAGATGTCCGCCACCGCCGCTACGCCGTGGGAGAATGTTTCCGGGCTGGAAGAGCAGCAGAGGAGGAGCCTGGTGAAGCTCCAGGCGAAGGGAGTGCTGTGGAAGCACCCGAAGGATCAGAACTCGTCGGTGGTTTTCCGGCTTAGCCACGGCGGCGAGGTGGAGTCCGACGGCAACTGCCTCTTCACGGCGTCCATTAAGGCCATGGGGCTCGCCACCGCCGCCGCTACCGCCAGAGATCTGAGGCGGCGGACGGTGCTCCGGTTCATGGAGGATTTTGGATCGGCGAGGGATGAGGAGAGAGAAATGATTGAATCGGCGATTAAACACATGTACTCGCCCGATCTAAATGCCGGTTGGGGTATTCATGTGGTCCAAGAGCTCAAGCTATTAGCCAAGAAAGAAGACCGGGATGCTTTAGACTCCGCCATCACTGAGCTCGTTCAGCTCGGAATGCAGCG AGAATTGGCCGCGGAGTCTATATACAAAGAGAGGTGTATAGCAGTTGATGATGGCCCAAGTTGGGCAAAGTACATGTTGATCTCTGGTTCCCCTGATGATGAATACAATATCATCAATTTGCAATACACTGAGGATGGCTTGTTAACCATAGATGAGAATAGAGATGGTCGTGCTGCTGCTTTTGGTGATGACATTGCCATTGAGTGTCTTGCAACCGAGTTTAAACGGGAGATTTTTGTG GTGCAAGCACACGGATCTGATGCAATGGTTGATGAAGACAATTGTGTTTTCTTCCTCCCACACAGTCCAAGAAGCGAAATATGTGAacctcctttctttcttttcatgaAAGGAACAG GATGGTGCGGAGCAGGTGCAGACCATTACGAGCCGCTCATTGCTCACCCTTTGCCATTTTCCCAGGAGAAGGTTGCGCTGGTACTTTAG